A stretch of Kwoniella dendrophila CBS 6074 chromosome 2, complete sequence DNA encodes these proteins:
- a CDS encoding aspartyl/glutamyl-tRNA(Asn/Gln) amidotransferase, A subunit, whose product MRITRQRLQSVAAAIKPRISDASPTPYSWISNATPGSSTGKLAGKAIAIKDNISYTVAPTSCSSSILRDYNPPYNATCVQSLISEGAHIVGQTKMDEFGMGSTTSHLPSYYSPVHNPASPQPNEPPRSAGGSSGGSAAAVAEGSSWAALGTDTGGSVRLPASFCGVVGLKPSYGLISRRGVVAYADSLDCVGVLGRDIDTVEQVFEVVSQPDERDMTCASLSSRNKALEILKSYIPETGIEGIRIGLPKEITQTASSSLLDYLKNQGAIIQEVSLPSIEKALPAYYVLASAEASSNLGRFGGNWFGSSITDTVDKNGEERRKRIRTQGFGKEVKKRILAGTWALSADEFDNTYLKALYLRQLLRQNYQSLFRIPHPHSSHQQIHKDGKKGVIDLILHPTAIGTAPLLNSGEKGTKGSDEYSQDLLTVPASLAGLPSMSVPAGKGQDGWPLGVSLTGQWGMEKLIFRLGRVIEEWNKGQ is encoded by the exons ATGAGAATCACAAGACAGAGGCTGCAATCGGTAGCGGCTGCTATCAAACCAAGAATCAGTGATGCCTCACCAACACCTTACTCTTGGATAAGCAATGCTACTCCCGGCTCGTCCACAG GTAAATTGGCAGGTAAGGCTATAGCTATCAAAGATAATATATCGTATACCGTTGCGCCAACGTCGTGCTCATCGTCTATCTTGAGAG ACTATAATCCACCTTACAATGCTACTTGTGTACAATCTCTCATATCGGAAGGAGCGCATATAGTGGGACAGACGAAGATGGATGAATTTGGGATGGG CTCTACAACCTCACATCTACCGTCTTACTATTCACCTGTGCATAATCCTGCTTCACCTCAGCCGAACGAGCCTCCAAGATCAGCAGGAGGAAGTTCAGGTGGATCTGCAGCTGCTGTGGCTGAAGGGAGCAGCTGGGC AGCGCTAGGCACAGACACCGGCGGTTCAGTGAGATTACCAGCAAGTTTTTGTGGTGTAGTAGGTCTGAAACCGTCATATGGCCTCATATCCAG GCGCGGCGTCGTAGCATATGCCGATTCGCTAGATTGTGTGGGTGTTTTAGGTAGAGATATCGATACTGTAGAGCAAGTCTTTG AGGTCGTATCGCAGCCTGACGAAAGGGATATGACCTGTGCTTCATTGTCGTCTCGAAATAAAGCTTTGGAGATACTTAAATCGTATATACCTGAGACAGGTATAGAAGGTATACGTATAGGATTACCGAAAGAAATTACACAAAccgcttcttcatcattgttgGACTACCTCAAAAACCAGGGTGCTATCATTCAAGAAGTGTCATTACCATCTATAGAGAAAGCTCTACCTGCATACTACGTTCTAGCTTCAGCCGAAGcatcttcaaatttaggTAGATTTGGTGGAAATTGGTTTGGATCGTCTATTACAGATACGGTGGATaagaatggtgaagaaagacGAAAAAGGATAAGAACTCAAGgatttggtaaagaagtCAAAAAAAGAATATTAGCTGGTACTTGGGCTTTATCTGCCGA tgaatttgataatacataCTTGAAAGCATTATATCTACGACAACTCTTGAGacaaaattatcaatctCTTTTCCGTATACCTCATCCCCATTCATCTCACCAACAAATCCATAAAGATGGTAAGAAAGGCGTAATAGACCTGATTTTACATCCTACTGCAATTGGTACAGCGCCACTGCTAAATTCGGGCGAGAAAGGAACtaaaggttcagatgaaTATTCTCAAGATTTGTTAACTGTTCCTGCAAGTTTAGCTGGACTACCGTCAATGTCAGTTCCTGCTGGTAAAGGTCAAGATGGATGGCCTTTAGGAGTCAGTTTGACCGGTCAATGGGGTATGGAAAAGTTGATCTTCAGATTAGGTAGGGTTATTGAAGAGTGGAATAAAGGACAATAA
- a CDS encoding phosphatidylserine decarboxylase, whose amino-acid sequence MSNAGTTTILPEEFGKPLEESLDHLVGNSNKISTEGSKDVLAPSEQRSESDAVHSHGEKSKSWIKRFFPSEETVDKLFNMEHMGNYVIDRVTGKKIFESMPIYVRVGMHLLFVSGCSYMSYSSVEKLLENQSIKQGKIYDETGPEVKEHIEQFIKTYELPLDELLVKDLDQYPTFNSFFSRRLVPTARPITSPNDPSIVVSPADCRMTLFNTVDQAKQLWIKGKQFTLASLFTGDDETETRFAEVQNDSSAAVSVARLAPQDYHRFHSPVEGVIGDIKDIHAVNPQAINEDLNVFTLNKRSVMLIHANFGPGRESVPIVFVAVGAMLVGSIGWSKKPGDKVAKGEELGWFQYGGSTTITVFPSASGVKFDEDLVKNSEHQLETLVRVGMEIGKVSA is encoded by the exons ATGTCAAACGCaggaacaacaacaatcttaCCTGAAGAATTCGGTAAACCATTAGAAGAATCATTAGATCATTTAGTTGGAAATTCAAATAAGATATCTACTGAAGGTAGTAAAGATGTACTTGCAC CGAGTGAACAGAGATCAGAATCCGATGCAGTACATTCACatggtgaaaaatcaaaaagttGGATAAAGAGATTCTTCCCTTCCGAAGAAACTGTCGATAAA CTATTCAATATGGAACATATGG GAAACTACGTTATTGATCGTGTCAcaggaaagaagattttcGAATCTATGCCTATAT ATGTTAGAGTAGGAATGCATCTTCTCTTCGTTTCTGGT TGTAGCTACATGTCGTACTCGTCAGTGGAGAAGCTATTGGAGAATCAATCTATAAAAC AGGGAAAAATTTATGATGAAACTGGTCCAGAAGTGAAAGAGCATATTGaacaatttatcaaaacataTGAATTACCTCTGGATGAATTGTTGGTAAAAGATCTAGACCAATACCCT ACTTTTAACTCATTCTTTTCACGTAGATTAGTGCCCACAGCTAGACCTATCACATCACCTAATGACCCTAGTATAGTGGTCAGTCCTGCTGATTGTCGAATGACATTATTCAATACTGTTGATCAGGCTAAACAACTTTG GATTAAAGGCAAACAATTCACGTTAGCTAGTCTATTCACTGGAGACGATGAAACCGAAACTAGATTTGCTGAGGTTCAAAACgattcttcagcagctgtCTCAGTAGCTAGATTAGCACCACAAGATTATCATAGATTCCATTCGCCTGTAGAAGGTGTTATTGGAGATATCAAGGATATTCATG CTGTAAATCCACAAGCGATCAAtgaag ATCTCAATGTGTTCACATTGAACAAGCGATCTGTAATGCTTATCCACGCCAATTTCGGTCCTGGACGAGAAAGTGTTCCTATCGTTTTCGTGGCTGTTGGAG CCATGCTTGTCGGATCAATCGGATGGTCCAAGAAACCAGGCGACAAAGTAGccaaaggtgaagaattaggttGGTTCCAGTATGGTGGAAGTACAACTATCACTGTTTTCCCTTCTGCATCTGGTgtcaaatttgatgaagatttagtgAAGAACTCGGAACATCAGTTGGAAACTTTAGTCAGAGTTGGTATGGAGATTGGGAAAGTAAGCGCATAG
- a CDS encoding ribose-5-phosphate isomerase has translation MPPPATDLLKAKLGTSDAPEIKPTNPAFIPPTQPLTPGKQLPTSVPLPVLPAVEAAKRLAAFAAVDRHIGLQHKVIGIGSGSTVPYVVDRIVAQGFQANKDRVFLPTGFQSKELIIKAGLTLGDVDQYARIDVTIDGADEVDNELNSIKGGGACQLREKVLAEAADTWVIVADYRKNSHILGTTWTQGIPIEVAPFAYAKVLTNLSQMGSPSKLPNNKPGLTLRMGKMKAGPVVSDNGNFIIDAPFPEEMMKDPVGLLHKIKMLTGVVEVGLFCNMAKAAYFGNEDGSVLARVNDGSVEKINEVPNTPELKGQVDDATVA, from the exons atgCCTCCTCCAGCAACAGATTTGTTGAAAGCTAAATTGGGTACTTCCGATGCACCTGAAATCAAACCTACAAACCCTGCT TTCATTCCCCCAACTCAGCCTTTAACACCTGGAAAACAACTTCCAACGTCTGTACCATTACCTGTCTTACCAGCTGTAGAAGCAGCAAAGAGATTAGCAGCTTTCGCAGCTGTAGATAGGCACATTGGCTTACAACATAAG GTAATTGGTAttggatcaggatcaactgTACCTTACGTAGTGGACCGAATAGTAGCTCAAGGTTTCCAAGCTAACAAAGATAGAGTATTCTTACCAACGG GCTTCCAATCTAAAGAACTTATTATCAAAGCTGGACTTACGTTAGGTGATGTAGATCAATATGCTAGAATTGATGTGACTATTGATGGTGCAGATGA AGTCGACAACGAACTTAACTCGATCAAAGGTGGAGGAGCTTGTCAATTGCGTGAGAAAGTGTTAGCAGAAGCAGCAGATACTTGGGTCATTGTAGCGGATTACAGAAAGAATTCACATATTCTAGGTACAACT TGGACACAAGGTATACCAATTGAAGTAGCACCTTTTGCTTATGCTAAAGTCTTAACAAACCTTTCTCAAATGGGATCtccatcaaaattaccaaatAATAAACCTGGATTGACATTAAGAATGGGTAAAATGAAAGCAGGTCCAGTAGTCTcagataatggtaatttcATAATTGATGCTCCTTTCCctgaagaaatgatgaaagatcCTGTTGGT TTATTgcataaaatcaaaatgttaACTGGTGTAGTAGAAGTTGGTTTATTCTGTAATATGGCTAAAGCTGCTTATTTCGGTAACGAA GATGGATCAGTATTAGCTCGAGTGAATGATGGAAGTGTagagaaaatcaatgaaGTACCTAATACCCCTGAACTGAAAGGTCAAGTGGATGATGCTACTGTAGCTTAA